The Candidatus Acidiferrales bacterium genome contains a region encoding:
- the guaA gene encoding glutamine-hydrolyzing GMP synthase — protein MSIPGGIVVLDFGSQYTQLIARRIREQGVYSVILPCTVSLEEIRAFAPCGLVLSGGPGSVYDPGAPVCDRGIFGLRLPILGICYGLQWLAHTLGGKVERAERREYGPAQLEICGSSLLLAGLPKRLRIWASHGDHVASLPPGSRVVAATESAVAVMENPAQQIYAVQFHPEVQHTDRGADILHNFVFAICHASPTWDRRYFVQHTVESVRQRVGKGKAICGLSGGVDSTVAATLVHRAIGNQLTCLFVDNGLLREGEFAAMLPRLGRLGLQVIGVDASARFLARLAGVVEPEEKRLRIGHEFIAVFEEEAGKLGQVDFLVQGTLYPDVIESQSVRGPSATIKTHHNVGGLPDVMQLALIEPLRDLFKDEVRAVGRELGLDAAILGRHPFPGPGLAVRILGEVTPERLQILRKADQIFTDEIRQAGWYEKLWQAFAVLLPVRSVGVMGDSRTYAYTLALRAVHSEDGMTADWARLPGELLERISSRIVNEVQGVNRVVLDISSKPPSTIEWE, from the coding sequence ATGAGCATCCCCGGCGGCATTGTCGTTCTCGATTTCGGTTCGCAGTACACACAATTGATCGCCCGCCGCATACGCGAGCAAGGCGTCTATTCCGTCATCCTGCCGTGCACCGTATCGCTCGAAGAGATTCGGGCCTTTGCGCCTTGCGGGCTTGTGTTGTCTGGCGGGCCGGGTTCGGTGTACGACCCCGGCGCTCCCGTTTGTGACCGCGGAATCTTCGGGTTGCGCCTCCCCATCCTCGGCATCTGCTACGGCTTGCAGTGGCTGGCCCACACTCTGGGCGGCAAAGTGGAGCGCGCGGAGCGGCGAGAATACGGCCCGGCACAGCTCGAGATTTGCGGTTCCTCTCTGCTCCTCGCCGGTCTCCCCAAAAGGCTCCGCATTTGGGCCAGCCATGGCGATCACGTCGCCAGTCTCCCGCCGGGATCCCGCGTTGTCGCCGCCACCGAGAGTGCCGTCGCCGTCATGGAAAATCCCGCCCAACAGATCTACGCTGTCCAGTTTCACCCCGAGGTCCAGCACACCGACCGCGGCGCGGACATCCTCCACAATTTTGTTTTTGCCATCTGTCATGCCAGCCCGACTTGGGACAGGCGTTACTTTGTCCAGCACACTGTCGAAAGTGTTCGGCAGCGGGTGGGGAAGGGCAAAGCGATTTGCGGGCTGAGCGGAGGGGTAGATTCCACGGTCGCGGCCACGCTGGTTCACCGCGCCATCGGCAACCAGTTGACCTGCCTCTTTGTGGACAACGGCCTTCTCCGGGAGGGAGAGTTCGCCGCCATGCTTCCTCGCCTCGGGCGTCTGGGTTTGCAGGTGATTGGCGTGGACGCCTCCGCCCGATTTCTCGCGCGCCTCGCCGGGGTGGTGGAGCCTGAGGAAAAGCGCCTTCGCATCGGCCATGAGTTCATTGCGGTATTTGAAGAGGAGGCCGGCAAACTGGGCCAAGTGGATTTTTTGGTGCAGGGGACACTCTATCCAGATGTCATCGAATCGCAATCGGTTCGCGGCCCCTCCGCCACCATCAAGACGCACCACAATGTCGGCGGCCTGCCCGACGTGATGCAACTGGCGCTCATTGAGCCCTTGCGCGACCTCTTCAAGGACGAAGTCCGGGCCGTCGGCCGCGAACTGGGCCTTGATGCGGCTATTCTCGGCCGGCATCCTTTCCCCGGTCCCGGCTTGGCGGTCCGCATCCTGGGCGAGGTGACGCCGGAGCGGCTTCAGATCTTGCGGAAAGCCGATCAGATTTTTACCGATGAGATCCGGCAAGCTGGCTGGTACGAGAAATTGTGGCAAGCTTTTGCCGTCCTGTTGCCGGTGCGAAGTGTCGGCGTGATGGGTGACTCGCGCACCTACGCTTATACTCTGGCCCTTCGCGCCGTGCACTCCGAGGATGGCATGACGGCCGACTGGGCGAGACTGCCGGGCGAGCTATTGGAGCGAATCTCCAGCCGCATCGTGAACGAAGTCCAGGGTGTGAACCGTGTTGTATTGGACATCAGTTCGAAGCCACCCAGTACCATCGAATGGGAATAA
- the aroF gene encoding 3-deoxy-7-phosphoheptulonate synthase gives MLVVMQAHASEAEVRAVCEAIEHLGYHAHPIPGATRTAIGITGNPGAVDLGNIEAMPGVVECIPVSKPYKLVSREIKAENTVIEIGEAQIGGPGIAVIAGPCAIESREQAMAIAKAVKAAGVKLFRGGAYKPRTSPYSFQGLGEEGLKILAEVRQAHGLGIVTEAVDNESLDLVEEYADVIQIGARNMQNFSLLKRAGKARKPVLLKRGMSATLDEFLMAAEYVMAEGNYHVILCERGVRTFADHTRNTLDLSVVPAVKRVSHLPILVDPSHGTGRRDKVIPLSRAAVAVGADGLLIEVHHQPDKALSDGMQSLPPEQFEQLMVEIRQIAKVIGRAANGQ, from the coding sequence ATGTTAGTCGTCATGCAAGCCCACGCCAGCGAGGCGGAGGTGCGCGCGGTCTGCGAGGCGATCGAGCACCTGGGCTACCACGCACACCCGATCCCCGGCGCTACCCGGACGGCGATCGGGATCACCGGCAACCCCGGGGCCGTGGACCTCGGGAATATCGAGGCGATGCCCGGGGTGGTGGAGTGCATCCCGGTCAGCAAGCCCTACAAGCTGGTCAGCCGGGAGATCAAAGCGGAAAACACGGTGATCGAAATCGGCGAGGCGCAGATTGGCGGCCCCGGCATTGCTGTGATTGCCGGCCCTTGTGCCATCGAAAGCCGGGAGCAGGCCATGGCCATTGCCAAGGCGGTGAAAGCCGCCGGGGTAAAGCTGTTTCGAGGCGGCGCCTACAAGCCTCGCACTTCCCCGTACAGCTTCCAAGGGCTGGGTGAGGAGGGGTTGAAAATTTTGGCGGAGGTGCGCCAGGCGCATGGGTTGGGGATCGTCACCGAGGCAGTGGATAACGAGTCGCTCGACCTGGTCGAAGAGTACGCCGACGTGATCCAGATTGGGGCGCGCAACATGCAGAACTTCTCGCTTTTGAAGCGAGCCGGCAAAGCGAGGAAGCCGGTCCTGCTCAAGCGCGGCATGTCGGCCACACTGGATGAGTTTCTGATGGCGGCCGAATACGTGATGGCCGAGGGCAACTACCACGTAATCCTTTGCGAGCGCGGAGTCCGGACCTTTGCCGACCACACCCGCAACACGCTCGATCTCTCGGTGGTGCCAGCGGTGAAGCGAGTGAGCCACCTGCCGATCCTGGTGGATCCGAGCCACGGCACCGGGAGGCGCGACAAGGTCATTCCCCTCTCCCGGGCGGCAGTGGCAGTGGGCGCCGACGGGCTTCTCATCGAAGTCCACCACCAGCCCGACAAGGCGCTGTCCGATGGCATGCAGTCCCTCCCGCCGGAGCAGTTCGAACAATTGATGGTTGAGATCCGCCAGATTGCCAAGGTCATCGGCCGGGCGGCCAACGGCCAGTGA
- a CDS encoding beta-propeller fold lactonase family protein, whose protein sequence is MKLNPRFLVLTLLLGVWTAILLLQEKAPLILESSQRIYAFVANRDSNSVTVVDLQWLRVRADLPTPRGPSQLRLHPKRNELWILCSAADQIAILDIGSLREIARISVGRVPAWLEFSPDGNHAFVANSSSDSLTRIDARSRRVVGTVPIGKEPRQLRVSADGKLVVVSLAGEDGIAWVEAATGKKLGAVRVGKKPGALAILHDGSKVFVANEADNRVSVVDLVHGALLTHVRVGKEPADLVLKADGGEAYVLNAGSHTVAAINTWTNEVADQMLVGSRPLRGLLGSKNTLYVADPAANRVIVLDVGNRQWISSIPVGEEPVAMALAPGEGVLLVVDRGSNDLALIRTKSNSLMTMIAVGLGPADVAVRLFRVQPRDGGAAALRSSN, encoded by the coding sequence GTGAAACTGAATCCTCGCTTCCTCGTTCTAACTCTGCTGCTGGGGGTCTGGACAGCCATTCTGTTACTGCAGGAAAAAGCCCCCCTCATCCTGGAATCGAGCCAACGGATCTATGCCTTCGTGGCCAACCGGGACAGCAACAGTGTGACCGTAGTGGACCTACAATGGCTGCGGGTGCGGGCGGATTTGCCGACGCCGCGCGGTCCCTCCCAGCTCCGCCTTCATCCCAAGCGAAACGAGTTGTGGATACTGTGTTCCGCGGCCGATCAAATTGCTATTCTCGACATTGGGAGCCTGCGCGAAATCGCCCGCATCAGCGTGGGACGCGTTCCCGCCTGGCTTGAATTTTCGCCTGACGGCAACCACGCCTTTGTCGCCAACAGCAGCTCCGATTCTTTGACACGTATCGATGCCCGATCACGACGAGTGGTGGGGACGGTTCCCATAGGGAAAGAGCCGCGGCAACTGCGAGTGAGTGCCGACGGAAAACTTGTGGTGGTGAGCTTGGCGGGCGAGGACGGGATTGCCTGGGTGGAGGCGGCAACCGGCAAGAAGTTGGGGGCTGTCCGGGTGGGGAAAAAGCCCGGCGCGCTGGCCATCCTGCATGACGGAAGCAAAGTATTTGTGGCCAACGAAGCGGATAATCGAGTTTCGGTGGTGGACCTTGTGCACGGCGCCCTTTTGACCCACGTTCGCGTTGGCAAGGAACCGGCTGATCTGGTGCTCAAGGCCGATGGCGGGGAAGCCTACGTCCTGAACGCCGGCTCTCACACCGTGGCAGCGATCAATACCTGGACGAACGAGGTGGCGGATCAGATGCTGGTGGGTTCGCGACCGCTGAGGGGCCTGCTGGGATCAAAGAACACGCTTTACGTTGCCGACCCCGCCGCCAATCGGGTGATCGTCCTCGATGTCGGCAACCGGCAATGGATCAGCAGCATTCCGGTGGGGGAGGAGCCGGTGGCGATGGCACTGGCACCGGGTGAAGGGGTGCTGCTTGTGGTAGATCGTGGCTCGAACGATCTTGCCCTCATTCGGACGAAAAGCAATTCGCTCATGACGATGATTGCGGTTGGGCTTGGACCGGCAGACGTGGCGGTGCGGCTTTTCCGCGTTCAGCCGCGCGATGGCGGGGCAGCGGCGCTGAGGTCTTCGAACTAA
- the leuS gene encoding leucine--tRNA ligase produces the protein MAEYDPQTIELKWEKAWEEQHLFEARPDPSRRKYYLLEMLPYPSGVLHMGHVRNYSIGDAVARFKRSSGFNVLHPIGWDSFGLPAENAAIQNKVHPRVWTAANISHMRSQCQRFGFSYDWEREISSCEPEYYRWNQWFFLRMLERGLAYRKRSRVNWCPQCHTVLANEQVVDGCCWRHEETPVEQKELEQWFLKIMAYADQLLEDSKQLEGGWPERVLTMQRHWIGKSHGARVHFKIAKSEDIVEVFTTRIDTIYGANAVVLAPEHPMVERLLAGVAGAARMMQQVERMRQQAGRAAITGHFEKEGLFTGKFTANPFSGDLLPLWIGNFVLMEYGTGAVMSVPGHDQRDFEFAKKYHLPVRLVVQPMDGVLNAETMQQAFEAYGRTVNSGPYSGLPSERAIARMTADAVARGFAKAETIYRLKDWGISRQRYWGTPIPVIYCGECGVVPVPDKDLPVLLPEVVEITGSGHSPLAESQEFVNVACPNCRRPAKRETDTMDTFFDSSWYFYRYTDAKISTAPVNRDAVSYWFPIDQYIGGIEHAILHLIYARFFTKVMRDLGLIRLDEPVSRLFSQGMVLHKGVKMSKSRGNVVDPDDMVKQYGADTTRLYVLFAAPPEKEFEWSEQGIEGAHRFLHRLFRIVAKHAPALRQVTADDPATLVTERISARERKLLRKAHQTIRRISRDFEGRWHFNTSIAAIMELVNELYAAEPLDHEIAPGILKQVMDITAILISPFAPHLGEELWEMLGHAGGLAAVPWPKHDAELAQEEQFEIVIQINGRLRGKILVPGDLAEDELIERALNDPRISRLMEGRRPLKTIVVPNKLVNMVLA, from the coding sequence GTGGCTGAGTATGATCCCCAGACCATCGAGTTGAAGTGGGAGAAAGCTTGGGAGGAACAACATCTTTTTGAAGCCAGGCCCGATCCTTCCCGACGGAAATACTACCTGCTGGAGATGCTGCCCTATCCCTCCGGTGTTCTGCATATGGGTCACGTGCGCAACTATTCGATTGGCGATGCGGTGGCGCGCTTCAAGCGCTCGAGCGGCTTCAACGTCCTCCACCCCATCGGGTGGGATTCCTTTGGTCTTCCGGCGGAAAACGCGGCCATCCAAAACAAGGTTCATCCTCGCGTCTGGACGGCCGCCAACATCAGCCACATGCGCAGCCAGTGCCAACGTTTTGGCTTCAGCTACGACTGGGAACGGGAAATCTCCAGTTGCGAGCCCGAGTACTACCGTTGGAACCAATGGTTCTTCTTGCGCATGCTGGAGCGGGGTTTGGCCTATCGCAAACGCAGCCGCGTGAACTGGTGCCCTCAGTGCCATACTGTGCTCGCCAACGAGCAGGTGGTGGACGGCTGTTGCTGGCGTCATGAAGAGACCCCGGTCGAGCAAAAGGAGCTCGAGCAATGGTTCTTGAAGATCATGGCTTACGCTGATCAGTTGCTCGAGGATAGCAAGCAACTCGAGGGCGGCTGGCCTGAACGCGTCCTGACGATGCAGCGCCACTGGATTGGCAAATCGCACGGCGCGCGCGTTCACTTCAAAATCGCCAAGTCCGAAGACATCGTGGAGGTTTTCACCACCCGTATCGACACCATCTATGGCGCGAACGCCGTTGTGTTGGCACCCGAACACCCGATGGTCGAGAGACTCCTTGCTGGCGTCGCTGGCGCCGCGCGCATGATGCAACAAGTCGAGCGGATGCGCCAGCAAGCCGGTCGCGCCGCCATCACTGGCCACTTCGAGAAAGAAGGGCTGTTTACCGGAAAGTTTACCGCGAATCCCTTCTCCGGCGACCTCTTGCCCCTTTGGATAGGCAACTTTGTGCTGATGGAGTACGGCACCGGCGCAGTCATGTCCGTTCCCGGCCACGATCAGCGCGATTTCGAGTTCGCGAAAAAATATCATCTGCCGGTTCGTTTAGTCGTCCAGCCGATGGATGGCGTCTTGAACGCGGAAACCATGCAGCAAGCCTTTGAAGCTTATGGCCGCACCGTAAACTCCGGCCCGTACTCCGGCCTGCCCTCGGAGCGGGCGATTGCTCGCATGACAGCGGATGCGGTGGCGCGCGGCTTTGCCAAGGCGGAGACCATTTATCGCCTCAAGGATTGGGGCATTTCCCGCCAGCGTTACTGGGGAACTCCCATCCCGGTTATCTACTGCGGCGAATGTGGCGTGGTGCCCGTGCCCGACAAAGATTTGCCCGTCCTCCTGCCGGAAGTGGTTGAGATCACCGGCAGCGGGCACTCCCCCCTGGCCGAGTCGCAGGAATTTGTGAATGTTGCCTGCCCCAACTGCCGTCGGCCAGCCAAGCGCGAAACCGATACGATGGACACCTTCTTCGATTCCTCCTGGTATTTCTATCGTTACACCGACGCCAAAATCTCCACCGCGCCGGTCAATCGCGATGCCGTCAGTTACTGGTTTCCCATTGACCAGTACATCGGCGGCATCGAACACGCCATCCTTCACCTGATCTACGCCCGTTTCTTTACCAAAGTCATGCGTGACCTGGGGCTTATCCGGCTCGATGAGCCCGTCTCGCGCCTCTTTTCGCAGGGCATGGTTCTCCACAAGGGCGTCAAAATGTCAAAGTCGCGCGGCAACGTTGTCGACCCGGATGACATGGTCAAGCAATACGGCGCCGACACAACCCGTCTCTACGTCCTCTTTGCTGCCCCCCCGGAAAAGGAATTCGAGTGGAGTGAGCAGGGAATCGAAGGCGCTCACCGCTTTCTTCACCGTCTTTTCCGGATCGTTGCCAAGCATGCGCCGGCCTTGCGCCAGGTAACTGCCGACGACCCCGCCACCCTGGTCACCGAGCGCATCTCGGCCCGTGAGCGGAAACTGCTGCGCAAGGCCCACCAGACCATCCGCCGCATTTCTCGCGACTTTGAGGGCCGCTGGCACTTCAATACCTCGATTGCCGCCATCATGGAATTGGTAAACGAGCTTTACGCCGCCGAGCCGCTCGATCACGAAATAGCGCCGGGCATCTTGAAGCAGGTGATGGATATCACTGCCATCCTTATCTCTCCCTTTGCTCCACACCTGGGAGAAGAGTTGTGGGAAATGCTGGGGCATGCTGGCGGCCTGGCCGCCGTACCCTGGCCCAAACACGATGCCGAACTTGCTCAGGAGGAGCAATTCGAGATCGTGATTCAGATCAACGGCCGGCTCCGCGGAAAGATTCTGGTACCGGGCGACCTGGCAGAGGACGAGTTGATCGAGCGGGCCCTGAACGATCCGCGCATCTCCCGCCTTATGGAAGGCAGGCGACCGCTGAAAACGATTGTGGTCCCGAACAAGCTCGTGAATATGGTCCTCGCTTGA
- a CDS encoding sigma-70 family RNA polymerase sigma factor — protein sequence MSEPVASPRSESPDAEAELVRRSQAGEWEAFGQLVRRHQSRVFSIVRRLLRRREDVEDVAQQAFAKAYFSLRRFDFRSAFGTWLYRIAVNESYDWLRKKRVRRLVYEADLNDDQLRRLEQIAEEERGEPAPSRRAEASDLVARLLDRISPQDRLLLILKEVEGFSVEEIAEITDMNPNTVKVRMFRARERLAKALERMGRRKEGREHEV from the coding sequence GTGAGTGAGCCTGTCGCTTCACCTCGCAGCGAGTCTCCGGATGCAGAAGCCGAACTGGTCCGACGCAGCCAGGCCGGGGAGTGGGAAGCATTCGGGCAACTGGTTCGCCGCCACCAGAGCCGAGTCTTTTCCATTGTGCGTCGCCTCTTGCGCCGGCGCGAAGATGTGGAAGACGTGGCCCAGCAGGCCTTCGCCAAGGCCTACTTCTCCCTGCGCCGTTTTGACTTCCGCTCGGCATTTGGCACCTGGCTGTATCGCATCGCTGTCAATGAATCCTATGACTGGCTGCGCAAGAAGCGAGTGCGGCGCCTCGTGTATGAAGCCGACCTTAACGACGACCAGCTCCGGCGGTTGGAGCAGATTGCCGAGGAAGAGCGCGGCGAGCCGGCTCCGTCGCGCCGGGCCGAGGCCTCCGACCTTGTGGCTCGGCTCCTGGATCGCATCTCCCCTCAGGATCGTCTGCTCTTGATCCTGAAGGAAGTGGAAGGTTTTTCGGTGGAAGAAATCGCCGAAATAACGGATATGAATCCGAACACGGTAAAGGTCCGAATGTTTCGCGCCCGCGAGCGCCTGGCCAAGGCGCTCGAGCGCATGGGGCGCAGGAAGGAGGGGCGTGAGCATGAAGTGTAG
- a CDS encoding NAD(P)-dependent oxidoreductase → MGFLELEVWEQNYLSEALSEHQLRFDGRALGPDNLASFQDCDVLSVFISSRITNQAMAQMPRLKLISTRSTGVDHIDIAACHQRGISVANVPAYGEYTVAEHTFALILSLSRFVHKSYLHARQGRWDLAKLTGFDLQGKTIGVIGAGKIGLHVIKIARGFSMRVLACDLRQDRFLADLLGFRYAALDELLRESDIVSLHIPYSPENHHLIDRARLAQMKRGALLINTARGSLVDTAALVEALESGQLGGAGLDVLEGEDLIREEKQLLHSEQSVETLRTLLRHHVLVGRDDVVYTPHNAFNSREALQRILVTTVENIQAWARGVSLNRVV, encoded by the coding sequence ATGGGTTTTCTTGAGCTCGAGGTCTGGGAACAGAACTATCTGTCGGAAGCTTTGTCCGAACATCAACTTCGGTTCGACGGGCGGGCGTTAGGGCCTGACAATCTGGCTTCGTTTCAGGACTGCGATGTGCTCTCGGTGTTCATCTCGTCCCGCATCACCAACCAGGCGATGGCGCAAATGCCCCGGCTGAAGCTCATCTCCACCCGTTCCACCGGCGTCGACCACATAGACATCGCCGCGTGCCACCAGCGCGGTATCAGTGTCGCCAACGTGCCGGCATACGGCGAGTACACGGTGGCCGAGCATACCTTCGCCCTCATCCTGTCGCTGTCGCGTTTTGTTCACAAATCTTATCTTCACGCCCGGCAGGGCCGGTGGGATCTAGCCAAGCTCACCGGCTTTGATCTTCAGGGCAAGACCATCGGCGTGATCGGAGCGGGAAAAATCGGCTTGCACGTGATCAAGATAGCCCGAGGCTTTAGCATGCGGGTGCTTGCCTGCGACCTTCGCCAGGATCGCTTCCTTGCCGATCTTCTCGGTTTCCGCTATGCCGCGCTCGACGAGTTGCTTCGGGAGAGCGACATCGTTTCGCTGCACATACCCTACTCGCCGGAGAATCACCATCTCATCGACCGGGCCCGGCTCGCTCAGATGAAGCGAGGCGCGCTCCTCATCAACACCGCCCGCGGTAGCCTGGTGGACACCGCCGCTCTGGTCGAAGCTCTCGAATCAGGCCAACTTGGCGGTGCTGGGCTGGACGTCCTCGAAGGCGAAGATTTGATTCGCGAGGAGAAGCAGCTCCTGCACTCTGAGCAGAGCGTTGAAACCCTGCGCACCCTCCTTCGCCACCACGTCCTCGTCGGCCGCGATGATGTCGTCTATACCCCTCACAACGCCTTCAACAGCAGGGAGGCATTGCAGCGTATTCTGGTGACGACCGTGGAGAACATCCAAGCCTGGGCTCGTGGTGTATCCTTGAATCGGGTGGTGTAG
- a CDS encoding deoxyribonuclease IV, with protein MNSKVKIGIHTSIAGKLENAIETAHQLGCDTFQIFSSSPRLWDARQLNTVEAQTFRHRRAERGLSPLVIHDNYLINLASPSALIRSRSIHAFHHELRRALALGADYLVAHPGSPLGGDRKQAIRDVAQSLREAVRTLALDGLQILIENTAGQGDSLGARLEELRDILDAAADLPVGVCWDTAHAFASGYDIRTPEGVETTLWETERLIGLTRVPVIHANDSKAPLGSRVDRHQHIGRGKIGLEAFRRLLNHPALEGKAFILETPIDRKGDDRRNVRALKKLAGQTYRTQSQRSRTRRG; from the coding sequence GTGAACAGTAAGGTCAAAATCGGAATCCACACTTCAATCGCTGGCAAGCTCGAAAACGCGATTGAAACCGCGCACCAACTCGGCTGTGACACCTTTCAGATTTTTTCTTCCAGTCCGCGGCTTTGGGACGCGCGCCAGCTCAACACCGTCGAAGCGCAAACCTTTCGCCATCGCCGCGCCGAGCGGGGACTCTCTCCCCTCGTTATCCATGACAATTATCTCATCAACCTTGCCTCCCCCAGCGCCCTTATCCGCTCCCGCTCCATCCACGCCTTCCACCATGAGCTGCGCCGGGCGCTGGCTCTCGGGGCAGACTATCTGGTCGCCCACCCGGGCAGTCCTCTGGGGGGCGACCGCAAACAGGCCATCCGCGACGTGGCCCAGTCGCTGCGGGAAGCGGTTCGCACCCTCGCCCTCGACGGCCTCCAAATTTTAATCGAAAACACCGCCGGCCAGGGCGACTCGCTGGGCGCGCGGCTCGAAGAGCTGCGAGATATTTTGGACGCGGCTGCCGATTTGCCCGTCGGCGTTTGTTGGGACACGGCCCACGCCTTCGCCAGCGGTTACGATATTCGCACCCCGGAAGGCGTGGAAACGACCCTCTGGGAAACCGAACGTCTGATTGGGCTGACTCGCGTTCCCGTCATCCACGCCAATGACTCCAAGGCGCCGCTCGGTTCCCGCGTTGACCGGCACCAACATATCGGCCGCGGCAAGATCGGTCTCGAAGCCTTCCGTCGCCTGTTGAACCACCCGGCTCTCGAAGGAAAAGCTTTTATTCTGGAAACACCGATTGACCGCAAGGGCGACGACCGCCGCAACGTTCGCGCGCTCAAAAAGCTGGCCGGACAGACATATAGGACACAATCACAGAGGAGCCGTACACGACGTGGCTGA